The following proteins are encoded in a genomic region of Streptomyces lunaelactis:
- a CDS encoding ester cyclase, giving the protein MGEAREVMDRFTEALTTGQDPAAVAALFAADAVVVVPDEGEIRGRDNIGEYFRQFTEAIPDGRYEPVYAWEVGNTAIDEGFFSGRNTGPLALPSGEKLPATQKQVRLRGCDFATVEGGLIVSYRLYFDQMEFLGQLGLLPDMPS; this is encoded by the coding sequence ATGGGAGAAGCGCGCGAGGTCATGGATAGGTTCACCGAGGCACTCACCACAGGCCAGGATCCCGCAGCGGTCGCAGCGCTCTTCGCGGCCGACGCGGTTGTTGTCGTGCCCGACGAGGGCGAGATCCGCGGCCGGGACAACATCGGCGAGTACTTCCGTCAGTTCACCGAGGCCATACCGGACGGCAGATACGAGCCGGTCTACGCCTGGGAGGTCGGCAACACGGCCATCGACGAGGGATTCTTCAGCGGTCGCAACACCGGTCCGCTGGCCTTGCCCTCCGGAGAGAAACTGCCTGCCACCCAGAAACAGGTCAGGTTGCGCGGCTGCGACTTCGCCACGGTCGAGGGCGGATTGATCGTCAGCTATCGGCTCTACTTCGACCAGATGGAATTCCTCGGGCAACTGGGGCTCCTGCCCGACATGCCGTCCTGA
- a CDS encoding sulfurtransferase TusA family protein, whose product MTASVRPGPPLVVDGSGLLCVTLLLRLRSEIDGALPGTVVHVKATDPAAPLDLAAWSHLTGHTYLGPVPGDGIAATYAFVVAESAQRTDPGSPWRLDTVAGAGGDGAGPAIEQTPVP is encoded by the coding sequence ATGACCGCCTCCGTCCGTCCAGGTCCGCCTCTGGTCGTCGACGGCTCGGGCCTGCTCTGCGTCACCCTGCTCCTGCGGCTCCGCAGCGAGATCGACGGCGCACTGCCGGGCACCGTCGTGCATGTGAAGGCCACCGATCCGGCCGCCCCGTTGGACCTGGCCGCCTGGTCCCACCTGACCGGCCACACCTACCTCGGCCCCGTTCCCGGGGACGGGATCGCCGCGACGTACGCGTTTGTCGTCGCCGAGTCCGCGCAGCGCACGGATCCAGGATCGCCATGGCGCCTGGACACCGTTGCGGGCGCAGGCGGGGACGGTGCAGGTCCGGCCATCGAGCAGACGCCAGTCCCCTGA